The proteins below are encoded in one region of Vicinamibacterales bacterium:
- a CDS encoding enoyl-CoA hydratase-related protein: MRKVDVTISDAVAVLALNEPPANTYSYEMMLELDAAVLAARMDPHVHVIVLIGAGDRFFCAGANLAMLKDADPEFKYYFCLHANETLSRLEHTPKLVIAALNGHAVGGGLEVAMAADLRIARRDAGKIGLPEVALGVLPGTGGTQRLARLVGKARAIELMATGRLMTMDEAHALGIVTSVWGDAELNGRSFLDAVLHYARQFTPPNAASRAVGRMKRAVQSGAEAGFVEGLSLERELQQLLFQSDDAREGISANLEKRKPAFTGK; encoded by the coding sequence ATGCGCAAAGTGGATGTCACGATCAGCGACGCCGTCGCCGTGCTCGCGTTGAACGAGCCGCCGGCCAACACCTACTCCTACGAGATGATGCTGGAGCTCGACGCCGCGGTGCTGGCGGCGCGGATGGATCCGCACGTTCACGTCATCGTGCTGATCGGCGCCGGCGACCGGTTCTTCTGCGCCGGCGCCAACCTCGCCATGCTCAAGGACGCCGATCCCGAGTTCAAGTACTACTTCTGCCTCCACGCCAACGAGACGCTGAGCCGCCTCGAGCACACGCCGAAGCTCGTCATCGCCGCGCTCAACGGGCACGCCGTCGGCGGCGGCCTCGAGGTCGCGATGGCCGCCGATCTCCGCATCGCCCGCAGGGACGCAGGGAAGATCGGTCTGCCGGAGGTGGCGCTCGGCGTGCTGCCAGGCACCGGCGGAACGCAGCGCCTCGCCCGGCTCGTCGGCAAGGCACGCGCCATCGAGTTGATGGCCACCGGACGGCTGATGACGATGGACGAGGCGCACGCGCTGGGGATCGTAACGTCGGTCTGGGGCGATGCGGAGCTGAACGGCCGCAGCTTCCTCGACGCCGTCCTTCACTACGCGCGCCAGTTCACCCCGCCGAACGCCGCCAGCCGGGCGGTCGGCCGGATGAAGCGCGCCGTGCAGTCCGGCGCCGAGGCGGGCTTTGTCGAAGGACTGTCCCTCGAGCGCGAGCTGCAGCAGCTGCTCTTCCAGAGCGACGACGCCCGTGAAGGCATCTCGGCGAACCTCGAGAAACGCAAGCCTGCGTTTACAGGAAAATAG
- the boxB gene encoding benzoyl-CoA 2,3-epoxidase subunit BoxB, whose amino-acid sequence MISAERIPNNVGLSSNKRLQRALEHWQPKYIQWWRDMGPQGFQDYHQVYVRTAVSVDPSGWAHFEYVKLPEYRWGIFLADPVHDRRIGFGDFMGNPVWQEVPGEFRNQLRRLVVTQGDTEPASVEQQRWLGQRCPSLYDLRNLFQVNVEEGRHLWAMVYLLHSYFGRDGRDEAEELLERQSGNRDKPRILDAFNEPIDNWLDFFMFTMFTDRDGKSQLLSLSESSLDPLSRTTRFMLTEEAHHMFVGETGVARIIERTCQLTRQSGFSGDVRKLGGIDLETIQKFINLWFSLSLDLHGNEVSTNAASYFANGLKGRAYEEKWDDHKVTEALYELDMLADGRLERRHIPMRTAMNEVLRDWYVGDCQAGVTRWNRILERHGFSDRLRLPDRKFNRGIGMFSSVHFDPRGQQLSDAEWGRRRHEWLPSAQDREYLLSIQAEPIYEPGKFANYIAPPQRGVKGQPVNFEYVRTEM is encoded by the coding sequence ATGATCTCTGCGGAGCGCATCCCCAACAACGTCGGTCTCTCGAGCAACAAGCGGCTGCAGCGGGCGCTGGAGCACTGGCAGCCGAAATACATTCAATGGTGGCGGGACATGGGTCCGCAGGGATTCCAGGACTACCACCAGGTCTACGTCCGCACGGCGGTGAGCGTCGATCCGTCCGGATGGGCGCACTTCGAGTACGTGAAGCTGCCCGAGTATCGCTGGGGCATCTTTCTCGCGGATCCGGTTCACGATCGCCGCATCGGCTTCGGCGACTTCATGGGGAACCCGGTCTGGCAGGAGGTGCCCGGCGAGTTCCGCAACCAGCTGCGCCGCCTGGTGGTGACGCAGGGAGACACGGAGCCGGCGAGCGTCGAGCAGCAGCGGTGGCTCGGTCAGCGCTGCCCGAGCCTGTACGATCTCCGCAACCTGTTCCAGGTCAACGTCGAAGAGGGGCGCCATCTGTGGGCGATGGTCTACCTGCTGCACTCGTACTTCGGGCGCGACGGCCGCGACGAAGCCGAGGAGCTCCTCGAGCGCCAGAGCGGCAACCGCGACAAGCCGCGCATCCTCGACGCCTTCAACGAGCCGATCGACAACTGGCTCGACTTCTTCATGTTCACGATGTTCACCGATCGTGACGGCAAGTCACAGCTGCTGTCGCTCTCGGAGAGCTCGCTCGATCCGCTGTCGCGGACGACGCGCTTCATGCTGACGGAAGAAGCCCACCACATGTTCGTCGGCGAGACCGGCGTGGCGCGCATCATCGAGCGCACCTGCCAGCTGACCCGGCAGTCCGGCTTCTCCGGCGACGTGCGGAAGCTCGGCGGCATCGATCTGGAGACGATCCAGAAGTTCATCAACCTGTGGTTCAGCCTCAGCCTCGATCTGCACGGCAACGAGGTGTCGACCAACGCCGCGTCGTACTTCGCGAACGGCCTCAAGGGACGCGCCTACGAGGAGAAGTGGGACGACCACAAGGTGACGGAAGCGCTGTACGAGCTCGACATGCTGGCGGACGGCCGGCTGGAGCGGCGTCACATCCCGATGCGCACCGCGATGAACGAAGTGCTGCGCGACTGGTACGTCGGCGACTGCCAGGCCGGCGTCACGCGGTGGAACAGGATCCTCGAGCGCCACGGCTTCTCCGATCGCCTGCGGCTGCCGGATCGCAAGTTCAACCGCGGCATCGGCATGTTCTCGTCCGTCCACTTCGACCCGCGCGGTCAGCAGCTCTCGGACGCCGAGTGGGGGCGGCGCCGGCACGAGTGGCTGCCGTCCGCGCAGGATCGCGAATACCTCCTCAGCATCCAGGCCGAGCCGATCTACGAGCCCGGCAAGTTCGCCAACTACATCGCGCCGCCCCAGCGGGGAGTGAAAGGGCAGCCGGTCAACTTCGAATACGTGCGCACGGAAATGTAG
- a CDS encoding 3-hydroxyacyl-CoA dehydrogenase NAD-binding domain-containing protein encodes MQIRTIAVLGAGTMGHGIAHAAIAGGYRTRMYDVSGAAVAKGAAAIESIVRRSVELGKAAPGDAAAMLQRLTSTSDLGEAVQDADLVIEAAPEKIDLKLSLFAQIEQLAPAPAVIASNTSALSITELAGSLMTPGRVAGMHFFNPVHRMKLVEIVQALESTPDTLATIEQVARAMGKETVMVRESPGFITTRVNASIGNEAFYMLMEGVASARDIDKALKLGLNHPMGPFELVDLVGLDTRLSILEYLHRSLGEKYRPCPLLAQYVKAGRLGRKVGKGVYEY; translated from the coding sequence ATGCAGATCAGGACGATCGCAGTGCTCGGGGCCGGGACGATGGGGCACGGCATCGCGCATGCGGCAATCGCCGGCGGCTACCGCACGCGCATGTACGACGTCAGCGGCGCAGCCGTGGCGAAAGGCGCGGCGGCGATCGAGTCCATCGTGCGCAGGAGCGTCGAGCTGGGGAAAGCCGCGCCCGGTGACGCCGCGGCGATGCTCCAGCGCTTGACGTCGACGTCGGATCTGGGCGAGGCGGTGCAGGACGCCGACCTGGTAATCGAGGCGGCGCCGGAGAAGATCGACCTGAAGCTGTCGCTGTTCGCGCAGATCGAGCAGCTCGCACCGGCGCCGGCGGTGATCGCGTCGAATACCTCGGCGCTCAGCATCACGGAGCTGGCCGGATCGCTGATGACCCCGGGCCGGGTCGCCGGCATGCACTTCTTCAATCCGGTCCATCGGATGAAGCTCGTCGAGATCGTGCAGGCGCTCGAGAGCACGCCGGATACGCTGGCGACGATCGAGCAGGTGGCGCGGGCGATGGGCAAGGAGACCGTGATGGTGCGCGAATCCCCCGGCTTCATCACCACGCGGGTGAACGCCAGCATCGGCAACGAGGCGTTCTACATGCTGATGGAAGGGGTCGCCTCGGCGCGCGACATCGACAAGGCGCTCAAGCTCGGACTGAACCATCCGATGGGCCCCTTCGAGCTGGTCGATCTGGTGGGCCTCGACACAAGGCTCAGCATCCTCGAATACCTGCACCGCAGCCTGGGCGAGAAGTACCGGCCGTGCCCCCTGCTCGCGCAGTACGTGAAGGCGGGACGGCTGGGGCGCAAGGTCGGAAAGGGCGTGTATGAGTATTAG
- a CDS encoding M14 family metallopeptidase, which yields MNLAVSLLFCLLSLAGAPQGLAPGVTYDPSIPTLEAVIGHAPGDAITTPDDIGRYLEALARAAPDRTRLVRYATSWEGRPLHYLIVGSKERIAKLDEIKRGMQVLASGAPEADRLLADLPVVVWLIHGVHGNEISSSDAALAEAYHLLAARGNADADTTLRDALVIIDPMQNPDGRQRFVTQNLLGRALEPDPNPQSAEHDEPWPGGRVNHYLFDMNRDYFAQSQRETQGRARVMLEWYPQVVVDLHEMGGNSSYYFAPPADPINPLMTESQRKSLELFGRANAAEFDRRGFAYFVREVYDAFYPGYGDSWPAFHGAIAMTFEQASARGLAFARDDGTLLTYKQGVTHHFTSAITTALTAARHREKLLREFLDYRRGAIALGQKGTREYLLPPGRDPSRTARLARLLASQGIQVRRAEEAFQAGPQQMPAGTFIVPLAQPAGRLARNLIDPDIKMDEAFLKEQDRRRKARLPDQIYDVTAWSLPLMFDVEVVASDRVAAVRARDVRADEEPGAAIAPPPPGTIGFLMPWGSGAAAAVTAALRAGIKVQTADDVFTHGGRRYAIGTAFVRLAGNREGTAERLQQIAQRHGAELVPIAQTWTEEGISLGSGRTARLREPRVLLAWDAPVSTLSAGFARYVLEQRFGQRVTAMRTSTLQNYDMKDYDVLVLPSAAYSFSDDALRRLKDWIRNGGTLITIAEASRWAARDRVGLLSTDTLLRDGSPERDAPEAGAAPPAAAGGKPDLSKPFDFEKAIQPERERPESLAGAMLRVTLNPYHWLTAGLDGDIQTVYEGARVFAPLKLDAGVNVGVYASGDRLVAGGLVWQEAQPLLSGRSFLMHQPTGRGHVIAFAEEPNYRAYSEATQLLFINAVLLGLAH from the coding sequence ATGAACCTCGCCGTCAGTCTCCTGTTCTGCCTGCTCTCTCTCGCCGGGGCGCCGCAAGGGCTCGCGCCCGGCGTGACATACGACCCATCCATCCCCACGCTCGAAGCGGTCATCGGACACGCGCCAGGCGATGCCATCACCACACCGGACGACATCGGCCGCTACCTCGAGGCGCTGGCCAGGGCGGCGCCGGATCGCACGCGGCTGGTCAGGTACGCGACCTCCTGGGAAGGGCGTCCGCTTCACTATCTGATCGTCGGTTCGAAGGAGCGCATCGCGAAGCTCGACGAGATCAAGCGCGGCATGCAGGTGCTCGCGTCCGGCGCGCCGGAGGCGGACCGTCTCCTCGCCGATCTGCCTGTCGTCGTCTGGCTGATTCACGGCGTGCACGGCAACGAGATCTCGTCGTCCGACGCCGCGCTGGCCGAGGCGTATCACCTGCTCGCCGCGCGCGGGAACGCGGACGCCGACACGACGCTTCGCGACGCCCTCGTCATCATCGATCCCATGCAGAACCCTGACGGCCGGCAGCGGTTCGTCACCCAGAACCTGCTCGGCCGCGCGCTCGAACCGGATCCCAATCCGCAGTCCGCCGAACACGACGAGCCGTGGCCCGGCGGACGCGTGAACCATTACCTCTTCGACATGAATCGCGATTACTTCGCGCAGTCGCAGCGGGAGACGCAAGGGCGGGCCCGCGTGATGCTCGAGTGGTACCCGCAGGTCGTCGTCGACCTGCACGAGATGGGCGGGAACTCGTCCTACTACTTCGCTCCGCCGGCGGATCCGATCAATCCGCTGATGACCGAATCGCAGCGGAAGTCGCTCGAGCTGTTCGGCCGCGCCAATGCCGCCGAGTTCGACAGGCGCGGCTTCGCGTACTTCGTCCGCGAGGTGTACGACGCGTTCTATCCCGGCTACGGCGACTCGTGGCCGGCCTTTCACGGCGCGATCGCGATGACCTTCGAGCAGGCGTCCGCGCGCGGCCTCGCCTTCGCGCGCGACGACGGCACGCTGCTGACGTACAAGCAGGGGGTCACGCATCACTTCACCTCCGCGATCACGACCGCGCTCACCGCCGCGCGCCACCGCGAGAAGCTGCTGCGCGAGTTCCTCGACTACCGCCGCGGCGCAATCGCCCTGGGCCAGAAGGGCACGCGGGAATACCTGCTGCCGCCCGGCAGGGATCCGTCGCGCACCGCGCGGCTGGCGCGGCTGCTCGCATCGCAGGGCATCCAGGTCCGCCGCGCCGAGGAAGCGTTCCAGGCCGGCCCGCAGCAGATGCCCGCCGGCACGTTCATCGTGCCGCTGGCGCAGCCCGCCGGCCGCCTCGCGCGCAACCTCATCGATCCGGACATCAAGATGGACGAGGCGTTCCTGAAGGAACAGGACCGCCGGCGGAAGGCGCGGCTGCCGGACCAGATCTACGACGTCACCGCGTGGAGCCTGCCGCTGATGTTCGACGTGGAGGTCGTCGCCAGCGACCGGGTGGCCGCGGTGAGGGCGCGCGACGTGCGCGCGGACGAGGAACCCGGCGCCGCGATCGCCCCTCCCCCGCCCGGAACGATCGGGTTCCTGATGCCGTGGGGCAGCGGGGCGGCCGCCGCGGTCACCGCCGCGCTGCGCGCCGGCATCAAGGTGCAGACGGCCGACGACGTGTTCACGCACGGCGGCCGCAGGTACGCGATCGGCACGGCGTTCGTGCGCCTCGCCGGGAATCGCGAAGGAACGGCGGAACGGCTGCAGCAGATCGCGCAGCGGCACGGGGCGGAGCTCGTTCCCATCGCGCAGACGTGGACCGAGGAAGGCATCTCGCTCGGCAGTGGACGCACCGCGCGGCTGCGCGAGCCTCGCGTGCTGCTCGCCTGGGACGCGCCGGTCTCGACGCTCTCGGCGGGCTTCGCGCGCTACGTGCTCGAACAGCGGTTCGGCCAGCGGGTCACCGCGATGCGCACCTCCACGCTGCAGAACTACGACATGAAGGACTACGACGTCCTGGTGCTGCCGTCGGCCGCCTACAGCTTCAGCGACGACGCGCTGAGGCGTCTGAAGGACTGGATCCGCAACGGCGGGACGCTGATCACGATTGCGGAAGCCTCCCGCTGGGCCGCGCGCGATCGGGTCGGCCTGCTGTCGACCGATACGCTGCTGCGCGACGGCTCGCCGGAACGGGACGCGCCCGAAGCAGGCGCCGCGCCGCCGGCGGCTGCAGGGGGGAAGCCGGACCTGTCGAAGCCGTTCGATTTCGAGAAGGCCATTCAGCCCGAGCGCGAGCGTCCGGAGAGTCTCGCCGGCGCCATGCTCCGCGTGACCCTGAATCCGTATCACTGGCTCACCGCGGGGCTCGACGGCGACATCCAGACCGTCTACGAGGGAGCGCGGGTGTTCGCGCCGCTGAAGCTCGACGCCGGCGTCAACGTCGGCGTCTATGCGTCAGGCGACCGCCTGGTGGCGGGGGGGCTGGTGTGGCAGGAGGCGCAGCCGCTGCTCAGCGGCCGTTCGTTCCTGATGCACCAGCCGACCGGGCGCGGCCACGTGATCGCGTTCGCCGAAGAGCCGAACTATCGTGCCTATTCGGAAGCGACCCAGCTGCTCTTCATCAACGCCGTGCTGCTGGGCCTGGCGCATTGA
- a CDS encoding aminotransferase class V-fold PLP-dependent enzyme, translating to MTDGDVVRWRREFPILDTCTYLVSHSLGAMPRKAADYLQQFADTWSSRGVRAWHEGWWEIGRDTGNLLAPMLGVAPNTISMHQNVTVAQAIVASCFAYDGPRRRIVMTEQEFPSNHYLFEGFRRYGAEIVYVPASDPIRLDLQRFLDAIDERTVLVPLSLVLFKSAAITDAQAVIDKAHRVGARVILDVYQAAGTVPLAIGEWNADFAVGGSVKWLCGGPGAGYLYVRPDLADRLEPAFAGWAAHETPFAFAAGPIRYAGSPERFQSGTPNVPSLYSARAGYEIVAAIGVPAIRERSLRLTRRILAAATAAGYRLNTPLDDRERGGSVILDVPDAARAADELIRHGVIVDYRPGAGIRMAPHFYNTEAEIDRAMDTLAQVASAVRRTDQ from the coding sequence ATGACGGACGGCGACGTCGTTCGCTGGCGGCGCGAATTCCCGATCCTCGACACCTGCACCTATCTGGTCAGCCATTCGCTGGGGGCGATGCCGCGCAAGGCCGCGGACTACCTGCAGCAGTTCGCCGACACCTGGTCGTCCCGCGGCGTGCGCGCGTGGCACGAGGGCTGGTGGGAGATCGGACGCGACACCGGGAACCTGCTGGCGCCGATGCTCGGCGTGGCGCCGAACACGATCTCGATGCACCAGAACGTGACGGTGGCGCAGGCGATCGTCGCGTCGTGCTTCGCCTACGACGGACCGCGCCGCCGGATCGTCATGACCGAGCAGGAGTTTCCGTCCAACCACTACCTGTTCGAGGGCTTCCGGCGCTATGGCGCCGAGATCGTCTACGTGCCGGCGAGCGATCCGATCCGGCTGGACCTGCAGCGCTTCCTCGACGCCATCGACGAGCGGACCGTCCTGGTGCCGCTGTCGCTGGTGCTCTTCAAGAGCGCGGCGATCACGGACGCGCAGGCCGTGATCGACAAGGCGCACCGCGTCGGCGCGCGTGTGATCCTGGACGTGTATCAGGCGGCCGGCACGGTGCCCCTGGCGATCGGCGAGTGGAACGCCGACTTCGCCGTCGGCGGCTCGGTGAAGTGGTTGTGCGGCGGCCCGGGCGCCGGGTACCTCTACGTCCGTCCGGATCTCGCCGACCGGCTGGAGCCGGCGTTCGCCGGATGGGCGGCGCACGAGACGCCGTTCGCGTTCGCGGCCGGACCGATCCGCTACGCCGGCAGCCCCGAACGGTTCCAGAGCGGCACGCCGAACGTGCCGTCGCTGTATTCGGCGCGCGCCGGCTACGAGATCGTCGCCGCCATCGGCGTGCCCGCGATCAGGGAGCGCTCCCTGCGCCTGACCCGCCGGATCCTCGCCGCCGCGACGGCCGCCGGATACCGGCTCAACACGCCGCTCGACGATCGCGAGCGCGGCGGATCGGTGATTCTCGACGTTCCCGATGCGGCGCGCGCGGCCGACGAGTTGATCCGCCACGGCGTCATCGTCGACTACCGGCCCGGCGCCGGGATCCGCATGGCGCCGCACTTCTACAATACCGAGGCGGAGATCGATCGCGCGATGGACACGCTGGCGCAGGTGGCGTCCGCCGTCAGGCGGACGGATCAGTAA
- the boxC gene encoding 2,3-epoxybenzoyl-CoA dihydrolase, whose amino-acid sequence MEAATKAAMPAVSFDTAPGRYRHWKLTIEGHIATLSMDVQEDAGLSADYRLKLNSYDLGVDIELADAIQRLRFEHPEVHAVVITSLKERVFCAGANIFMLRGSTHAWKVNFCKFTNETRLAIEDASAHSGLKFLAALNGICAGGGYELALACDEIILVDDGNSAVSLPETPLLGVLPGTGGLTRVVDKRKVRRDLADVFGTVAEGVKGRRAVEWRLVDAVYPTSQFKQRVAARAQELAAKSDRPAAGPGITLNPIGCRVGDNAVTYSTVSLEIDRDKRVGTLTVTGPDGDQPSSPAEILAAGDRFWPLRAFRELDDALLRLRILEPLIGTVVVKTRGDQAAMLAMDELLIAHQDHWLVREIVHFMKRTLKRMDLTSRSFFALIEPGSCFAGSLFELALAADRSYMFHDDGEENTIQLSGMNFGPLPMSNGLTRLQTRFLAAPEFVEALRSRDSGSFTAGDAEEAGLVSFAPDEIDWDDEVRLAIESRVALSPDALTGMEANLRFAGPETMETKIFGRLTAWQNWIFIRPNAVGEKGALTAYGSHSRPEFDYNRT is encoded by the coding sequence ATGGAAGCCGCCACCAAGGCCGCGATGCCGGCCGTCTCGTTCGACACCGCTCCCGGCCGGTACCGGCACTGGAAGCTCACCATCGAGGGACACATCGCCACCCTGTCGATGGACGTGCAGGAGGATGCGGGCCTGTCGGCGGACTACCGCCTGAAGCTCAACTCGTACGACCTGGGGGTCGACATCGAGCTGGCGGACGCGATTCAGCGGCTGCGGTTCGAGCACCCCGAGGTCCATGCCGTCGTGATCACCAGCCTCAAGGAGCGGGTGTTCTGCGCCGGCGCCAACATCTTCATGCTGCGCGGCTCCACCCACGCGTGGAAGGTGAACTTCTGCAAGTTCACCAACGAAACCCGCCTGGCCATCGAGGACGCCAGCGCCCACTCGGGCCTCAAGTTCCTGGCCGCGCTCAACGGCATCTGCGCGGGCGGCGGCTACGAGCTGGCGCTCGCCTGCGACGAGATCATCCTGGTCGACGACGGCAATTCAGCCGTCAGCCTGCCGGAAACGCCGCTGCTCGGGGTGCTGCCCGGCACCGGCGGACTGACCCGCGTGGTCGACAAGCGCAAGGTCCGCCGCGACCTGGCCGACGTCTTCGGTACCGTCGCCGAAGGGGTGAAGGGCAGGCGCGCCGTCGAATGGCGACTGGTCGATGCGGTCTACCCGACCAGCCAGTTCAAGCAGCGGGTCGCCGCGCGCGCGCAGGAGCTGGCGGCGAAATCCGACCGTCCGGCCGCCGGGCCGGGCATCACGCTGAATCCAATCGGTTGCAGGGTCGGCGACAACGCCGTCACCTACTCGACGGTGTCGCTCGAGATCGATCGCGACAAACGGGTCGGGACGCTGACGGTGACGGGGCCCGACGGGGACCAGCCGTCCAGCCCGGCGGAGATCCTCGCCGCCGGCGATCGGTTCTGGCCGCTCCGTGCGTTCCGCGAGCTGGACGATGCCCTGCTGCGTCTTCGCATCCTCGAGCCGCTGATCGGCACGGTCGTCGTGAAGACGCGCGGCGATCAGGCGGCGATGCTCGCCATGGACGAACTGCTCATCGCCCATCAGGATCACTGGCTGGTGCGCGAGATCGTCCACTTCATGAAGCGCACCCTGAAGCGGATGGACCTCACGTCGCGCAGCTTCTTCGCGCTGATCGAGCCGGGCAGCTGCTTCGCCGGCTCGTTGTTCGAGCTGGCACTTGCCGCGGATCGTTCGTACATGTTCCATGACGACGGGGAAGAGAACACGATCCAGTTGTCGGGGATGAACTTCGGGCCGCTGCCGATGAGTAACGGCCTCACCCGCCTGCAGACCCGCTTCCTCGCCGCTCCGGAGTTCGTGGAGGCGCTGCGGTCGCGCGACTCGGGTTCGTTCACGGCCGGCGATGCCGAGGAGGCAGGCCTGGTGTCGTTCGCACCGGACGAGATCGACTGGGACGACGAAGTGCGCCTGGCGATCGAGAGCCGCGTCGCGCTGTCGCCCGATGCGCTCACCGGCATGGAAGCCAACCTGCGCTTCGCCGGCCCGGAGACGATGGAAACGAAAATCTTCGGACGCCTGACGGCCTGGCAGAACTGGATCTTCATCCGCCCCAACGCGGTCGGCGAGAAGGGCGCGCTGACCGCGTACGGGTCGCACTCGCGGCCCGAGTTCGACTACAACCGGACCTGA
- a CDS encoding shikimate kinase, protein MDVLHALGMKVSEARAARGWTLRELAERSGVSVRFLVQLEAGRGNISIRRLADLASAFGATPADLLRQDPSTPPRIVALLGLRGAGKTTIGKQLARRLHVRFVELDRQVEKAADMSLAELFSLYGEEHYRRLERESLGRVLAEHRSIVLATGGGIVASPETYALLRQHAATVWLRAAPEDHWNRVVRQGDRRPMADHPQAMADLRALLAAREPLYASADHTVNTSGRAVDDIVDELLQISA, encoded by the coding sequence ATGGACGTTCTCCACGCGCTCGGGATGAAAGTGAGCGAGGCGCGCGCGGCGCGGGGCTGGACGCTCCGCGAGCTCGCCGAACGATCCGGGGTGTCCGTGCGATTCCTCGTGCAGCTCGAGGCGGGCCGCGGCAACATCTCGATCCGGCGCCTCGCCGATCTGGCGTCGGCGTTCGGCGCGACCCCGGCCGATCTGCTGCGCCAGGATCCCTCCACCCCGCCGCGCATCGTCGCGCTGCTGGGGCTGCGCGGCGCCGGCAAGACGACGATCGGCAAGCAGCTCGCCCGCCGTCTGCACGTGCGCTTCGTCGAGCTCGACCGCCAGGTCGAGAAAGCCGCGGACATGTCGCTCGCCGAGTTGTTCTCGCTGTATGGCGAAGAGCACTACCGCCGGCTGGAGCGCGAGTCGCTCGGCCGCGTCCTTGCCGAGCACCGGTCGATCGTTCTGGCGACGGGCGGCGGCATCGTGGCGTCCCCCGAGACATACGCGCTGCTGAGGCAACACGCGGCGACCGTGTGGCTGCGCGCCGCTCCGGAGGACCACTGGAATCGCGTGGTCCGCCAGGGAGACCGCCGGCCGATGGCGGATCATCCGCAGGCGATGGCCGACCTGCGCGCGCTGCTCGCCGCGCGCGAACCGTTGTACGCGAGCGCCGATCACACGGTGAATACCTCCGGCCGCGCGGTGGACGACATCGTCGACGAACTGCTACAAATCTCCGCATGA
- a CDS encoding aldehyde dehydrogenase family protein codes for MSHKLLINNEWRDASTGKTMEVINPATEEVIATVASAGKDDVDAAVAAARAALNGPWGRMSARERGRLVSRLADRLMERADDVARLETLHNGKPIFESRQIEIPASAECFEYYAGWADKVMGETIPVKGNHLTYTLREPLGVVAAIVPWNFPLLLAAWKVAPALATGNVVILKPASQTPLTAIALGEIAVEVGLPPGVLNVITGPGSSVGQAIVEHPGIDKIAFTGDTNTGKGIMRAAADTLKKITLELGGKSPNIVLSDADVDAALRGATTGIFYGKGEVCAAGSRLLVDRAIKDEFMEKLAARTRKMVAGDPLDPKTRYGALASKKQLETVQRYVDVARQEGAALVAGGARADIGTGKGYFFQPTVFDKVTSGMTIAREEIFGPVLATIEFADLDEAIAKANESQYGLAAAVWTRDVKKAHYVARKLQAGTVWINTYNVYDTAAPFGGYKASGFGREMSAHALEHYTQVKSVWVDLNL; via the coding sequence ATGTCCCACAAGCTGCTCATCAACAACGAGTGGCGCGACGCCTCCACCGGCAAGACCATGGAGGTCATCAACCCCGCGACCGAGGAGGTGATCGCCACGGTCGCCTCCGCCGGCAAGGACGACGTCGACGCGGCGGTCGCGGCGGCGCGCGCCGCGCTGAACGGCCCGTGGGGCAGGATGTCGGCGCGCGAGCGCGGCCGCCTCGTCAGCCGCCTCGCCGACCGCCTGATGGAGCGCGCCGACGACGTCGCCCGTCTCGAGACGCTGCACAACGGCAAGCCGATCTTCGAATCGCGGCAGATCGAGATCCCCGCCTCCGCCGAGTGCTTCGAGTATTACGCCGGCTGGGCCGACAAGGTGATGGGGGAGACCATCCCGGTCAAGGGCAACCATCTCACCTACACGCTCCGCGAGCCGCTCGGCGTCGTCGCCGCGATCGTGCCGTGGAACTTCCCGCTGCTGCTCGCGGCGTGGAAGGTGGCGCCGGCGCTCGCCACCGGCAATGTCGTGATCCTGAAGCCGGCGAGCCAGACGCCGCTGACGGCGATCGCGCTCGGCGAGATCGCCGTCGAAGTCGGATTGCCGCCCGGGGTGCTCAACGTGATCACCGGGCCGGGATCGTCGGTCGGGCAGGCGATCGTCGAGCACCCGGGCATCGACAAGATCGCGTTCACCGGCGACACCAACACCGGCAAGGGCATCATGCGCGCGGCCGCCGACACGCTGAAGAAGATCACGCTGGAGCTGGGCGGCAAGTCGCCGAACATCGTCCTCTCCGACGCCGACGTCGATGCGGCGCTGCGCGGCGCGACGACCGGCATTTTCTACGGCAAGGGGGAAGTGTGCGCGGCCGGATCGCGCCTGCTGGTGGATCGGGCGATCAAGGACGAGTTCATGGAGAAGCTGGCCGCGCGGACCAGGAAGATGGTCGCCGGCGATCCGCTCGATCCCAAGACGCGGTACGGCGCGCTGGCGTCGAAGAAGCAGCTCGAGACCGTGCAGCGGTACGTGGACGTCGCCCGGCAGGAAGGCGCAGCGCTGGTCGCCGGCGGGGCGCGCGCCGACATCGGCACCGGCAAGGGCTACTTCTTCCAGCCGACGGTGTTCGACAAGGTCACGTCCGGGATGACGATCGCCCGCGAGGAGATCTTCGGGCCGGTGCTCGCGACGATCGAGTTCGCCGATCTCGACGAAGCGATCGCCAAGGCGAACGAATCGCAGTACGGCCTGGCCGCCGCGGTATGGACGCGCGACGTGAAGAAGGCGCACTACGTCGCGCGCAAGCTGCAGGCGGGCACGGTCTGGATCAACACCTACAACGTCTACGACACCGCCGCGCCGTTCGGCGGCTACAAGGCGAGCGGCTTCGGCCGCGAAATGAGCGCGCACGCGCTCGAGCACTACACGCAGGTCAAGTCGGTCTGGGTCGATCTGAACCTGTGA